TCAACAGGCCTCTGCTCTTGACTGTGGCTTATGTTCCCAAAAATGTCATTGGCGTTtgaaaatgatgaattattaTTGCAGTTCTTATACCTTGACTGCCCCTCCCATCTATCAGCGTCAAACGTGTGTCAAGTTTGTCCTGGATTTTCTGCCCCTTGGACTGTTGTCGCTGGCGAGAGAAGCTTAATGCTGAGAGCAAACTCTGAGATAGCCAGGCTTCTAGGTTAGAGTTAGACTTTCTGCTGTATTCCTACAGGCTGTCACACTTTACATTATGCACAGATCCCTAAATGAGAATTAAGCACATATCAATACAGTAGGTAAACCACAAAGACAGTCAGCAATTAATCAGTCTATCTGCAAGTGGTAACCTATTTGCACTTCTTTGTCTGTTCTAATAAACCTGTCGGAGTGGCCACCATGCTCACATTACCGGCTgacattatatatattgttatttattattgtataaaaacaataatggtCATGTCTTAAATGTCATCACATAAATCGTAAATGAAAGAAGTGAGTAAAAAGTGATATTTTAcaatatcgcccagctctagtagTATGTTACTCTGAACTATCATTGCCCATTCTAAGTGCATCTAATGATTAATGGCCTGCATAGCAACTGAACCCTAGGGGGAAGGGAGACAGACATAGAAGCCAAAGaccaacattaaaataaaaaacacttctATATTTCAGAAACTATTTAAATGGATTCTTGCTGCAAGCCTCTGCAGTGCCAGGGAGAAGAAAGGCACAAAGAGGCACTGTGATgaaatgagcacacacacaacaactaAGCAAGCAAGATGTGTCCAGTGGAATAGAATTGCTGGTGACCAAGTGTAATGTGAAGCATACTGCTTTGGCAAGACTGTTTATCATAAACAGCCAAACCAcactttatatattataattgtaTTACAATGTGTAACCACCCTGAGGTGGTTGTTGGAAAAATAGTTGGCATAagcaacagaaaacatctttgcgCTCTCCAGTTCTTTCACAACATTTATAACTCTgtcctgtatatgtgtgtgtgtgtgtgtgtgtgtgtgtgtgtgtgtgtgtgtgtgtgtgtgtgtgtgtgtgtgtgtgtgtgtagtgtgcatgtgcatatatatatatatatatatatatatatatatatatatatatatatatatatatattaaatatatatatatatattaaatatatatatattaaatatatatatatatatattaaatatatatgtgtttttaaataatatttaaaaaaatatttcaattatttaaatattttaaatatatttttatttaaaaaaataaaaatattacaaagaaaatatatatatatatatatatactatacatgtattaatatatattaatatatatatatatatatattttatattttatttttatttttttattatgtcttCACTGTCCCAAATGACGCAATGTAAATACTGTTTTTAGGGTGCATGTTCCCTTTAAAGCCACTATAGCTGCTTATAGTGTCACTGGCGCGCCCTCTGCTGTACGAACAGCCTCCATGCAACTGTTAAACTGGGCTACTACCTATGGGTATTACTAGGTTACTGCAGCTATCTTGTATTAATTagaaatgttagttttttttgtcgTGTTTTTAGTTAGGTTTTAGTCATTTCCCGTGTAGTTGTTCATTCATTTCTACTATTGACAAACTGTAGACTTTTGGTTTATTTcgtgaatttgcagccatagGCTATAAAGGATCATCCACCAGAGCCTATAGTAAACTGTCTGTATCAGGTTCGTTATTGGTATCCTGACCTGCACACTGAAAGTCTCCCCTATATCGATTAATTAAAAGttaatgaaaatatttattgttAGTCCTATCTAATCATGTCTGATCCTATTGGGTTAAGTCTGCGCTGGGATTAAACCCTCCGTCTCCGCGCTGATTGGCCGTCATTAGCTGTGTGCGAAATGCAATTAGACTGCGACTGTACTTTGTCTAGATGTGGATGTGGCCATTGACCaatacttgtgttgtccttgcaCAGGTCTAGCGCTTTGCTCTCTGACAGACTGCTCAATGATTATTGGCAGCCAGCTGCATGGATGGATCCAGACTTTGGGAGTGTGTCTGCGGCCGCAGTGGAAGGTTTGTATGGGCCATTAAGGTGCAAACTAGCGCGGTTCATGTCCCCAAATATTTGATATTGGGATAAAGCAGGCGCAATAGTAGATCAGGAAGTGGGTGACAATGCAGCCAATGTGAATAATGAGGAATTTGCCCTGACCACCAACACAAGTTCAATATTGACTTTTTGGAGCAGCTCCGCCTTGTTACCAGGGAGACTCCGCATGAGATGCTGATATGTATTAATGTGCAAAGTCAAACGGAAAACAATTCCAACAATTCATCAGCTGGAAGGGCTCTCTGTAAAATGTGTCTCATATAATAAGCATTCAAACTGGGCCTGCTACAAACAGCAGTTTATGTTGCAAGCAAAGGGCATTTCGTGTTTCACAAATGGAAGGGAATGACCTATAATTTGGACTGCTTTTGAATGCAAATGCGTGGATGTTAATTAACACCTGTGTTGTTGATTGTGGGAGCTTGTTGGCCTTTGATTGAAAAGAAATGGCACCTAGGAGCATCAGATGCAGCTTTGAACTAGGCAACTAGTCTTTGATTGGCATGGGAAGGAAGAAAGACTGAGAAATATCACACAAAGGACATCTTAATTTCCCGAATTAGGGGTTGTAatgtgagggagagaggacaCCATCGGTCTATGCATGTTAGGCTCTAGGGAGCAGGCACTAAGACTAACTAAGGCCTTTGGCTGGACTGGACAATGGATGTGCTCTGAATTTACATGTCTGCCCTGATGGTTCTGACATCAGGCCATCTAGATAGACCAGCGTGGACCTCAGCCGTGGGCTTACTGTTCACATCGAGGCTTCTACTTCCATATAATCCAATTAGAtcatttctaaaaaataaaatgtttttatttgtcagtACTTGAAAAGCACCGATTCTGTCTTTTCAGACACCACTAAACTGTGTGCAACTGTGGCATTATTTACTGATGGATGTgtgctgtactgtacagtatgtagttcttttttttttaggctttcTAACATCTGGCCAGGGATAGCAGATGAAGATAAGCCTTTAAGGCTAACTCATttacagagaagaaaaaaaaagctactatcatatactgtatgagaCAAATGAGTGTACTACATATGCACAACTGCAAATTACCAATGCCAATTTCATTCGTTCATTCAATTAGACAAAAAGTTGTAAACCTTGtatacaaaagagagagaatctTGCCATGTATTTGCAAAGAATTGCACTTAATTAGGTGCAACGGCACCAATTAtctagttgttgttttttttttttaaactctgtaATAATGTTATCAGTCTTAATCTCCATTTGCACACATGCAATCGGatatttttgtttcatctttttttttcttcattggtTTCACATAGTTTGCAACAGTTCAGTACTGCATCCTGTGATTGTACCACGCCTGGATTGTGTCACGCTGTATCAGGTCTACTGCGCTAATTAATAATTTGTCTTGTTTGTAAGCTGCAGCCACTATAGCTGGAGTGAGCGGGTCTGGCAGTCATCTGTCATTTGCTCTTCCTGTGTGCCCCTTCAGTCTGTCTGACATCTCTAAGCAAACACAGCCCAATACACAAGCACAGAGCACGGCCTTCTGGGCAGCCAGCGAGAGCACCCCTCTTCTAATGTTTGTGTGACAAAAAAGGCAAGGCAAATCCTCGCAATGGAATCAGATAATCACCAACCTGTGAAGAGCCTGCCCCAATCCACatccaaaccccccccccccttcccggGCCCCTGGATTAACTGTCTGTTTGGCTAATAATTTTAATCTGCTGGAGAGGGCCAAGAATGGGTGACAGCGCTCGGAATAAACATTTAATCCTCTagtccccccccctcctctctccaaGCTCTGCACTACTTCCTCCTCGACCCCTTGTCATATACTTGTGTCCAAAAGAACAGACTAATGTTTGGTTTAGTCCTGATCTTAGTCCACCTTTTGCTGGACAAAATTGCTTTCCAGCAGCCACCCCAGACAGAAATAAGCCCACCGTGTGACAGACTGTTGCCAGACTGCCCCGGCCTGACATCGCCTGGTGGAATGTACACGTCAGAGTGTGGGGTGTGTGTAGACAAGGGAGCTACTGAAGAGAGGGCACTTCAGGTTCACAGGGTCAAGAGATGTCTGTCTGGGACGCCTGTGTAGCAGCAGAGAACACATAATCGGAGAGGACCGAGGGGGACAAACATTTTAACTCCTGAGATATAATTGAATGTCAAAGACATACTACTACGTGAAataaacaacagctacagtagaACTGCTCATAAGTTACGGCAGTACAAAAAAACCACCACTATTCAGATGTGTTTTAATTTATTGGACACAAAACCATAAAGAGAGAACTCCCACTGATTTGTTAGACAGGGTTGCAGTGGGTCGCTGACTGTAATgctcatttatatatatatatatatatcccctGAAGGAGCATTTGAACCCTTATGCTTTAAACTTTGTGATACATTTGGCTTGAAGTGGAGCAAGTATGTAAATACATAAAGTGCACAAAGAATTTGTAATTTGATTGTCTGATTTTTCACTAATCGACATGAATGTAAACTTATTTATTTACACCATAAAGAGCAGATTTTAGATCCTCATTCTGACATCAAATGCAACatttaatgtgtatatataggtCCACCGACATCAAGCATAGTTTTAGTGGAACTATGGCGAAATTACACCTCCACAATACGAATGGCACTCGAGTCTAATTGTTGCTGTTTGAAGTATGGCCACTTAGATATCCTGTTTAGGATGGGGCTGTATTGTCGCACCTTTGTTCTGATAAGGGTCCCTGCCCCCATTGACAAAGTGCGAACGACTGGGAGGGCCGCAACAATATAAGGGGCCAGAGGAGTGTCAGAGGGACACTGTCTATCTCTGGGTGACTTGTGCTACTGTgctgctgtttattttttttcactcatGGATTTCCTGCGCGCTTGTGTCCTTTGCACCGCTCTCTTCGGTCTCGCCGAGGCTTTTACGCACCAGGATATGAAGGACGCGCTGCTGCAGAAACTTGGCTTGGATGAAGTTCCTAAGATCCATAAAAGGGATTTGGAGAATCTGGTTATCCCGGCGCATATCAGAAATAAGTACATGTCCATGCTGAAGATGCACCACAGCAGGAGACGCAGATCTCTGCCCAGCCTGGCCGGCATCCTGAGGGGAATCCCTGGCAATGCAGGTAAGGACACTCCCctgcttctttttaaaaaatatatataacatgtaATTTGTAGGATTTCATATGACAATAGCTTTGAAACAGATACCAGTTAGAGTAAACCGTCATTCCCGTGCGTAATTGTGACAATTGATGCGCAAAGGAGATTTTACGCAGCAATTGCCtctacatttaaaagaaaaaaagaattttaaGCAAAGAATGGCCTTTAACGCTTACAATGCTTTGTGCTTTAGATATTTCCGGGGAGTATGTGTATTCTGACACCACTCGGCATCGCATGGTGTTCGACATGGAGGCGAGGGTTCCGGAAAACAGCGAGGTGACCATGGCGGAGCTGAAGCTCTACCAGCGGACTTCCTATCATAAGCGCTTCGCGGTGGAGAGGAAAAGCCCCCGGCCCGTCAACAACGCCCGGGTCAGCGTCTACTGGGTGGAGGTGCTGCCAGACGGATCCAACCGCACATCACTGGTAGACTCACGGTAAGGGatcctttcctttttctttttctcgtAGTGGCGTGTGGGAAATATACGAATCAGAGCAAATCAGTAGGCGACACCACCACTGTCTCAGTGGGTTATCTTAATAATAATTCAATTGCATTCTGTTAATCTCCTTTTTAATTAATCGCCcttatctctctccctctccctctctccctctccctctctctctctctctctctctctctctcgtgttcACAGGTTGATCCCCATTCACGAGACCGGCTGGAAGAGCTTTGATGTGACCCAGGCGGTGCACTATTGGTCCAAGAGCCAGCAGAAGACACCTATGCACCTGGAGGTGTGGGTCGAGGGCGAGAGACCTGGCAGCTACGCGGCCGAGATGGCCAAGGGTGTCCGCTTTACCACCCAGGAGCAGACGGACAACACCTTGGGAAAGCCCGAGCTCATCCTCTACACACTTAACCTCGAAGAATACGGGTAAGGGCGCGATCTTTTGATATACAGGATATTGTATCAGTGTGACAATTAGCTCATATcctcctatatatatatatatatatatatatatatatatatatatatatatatatatttttacctgTCGCCATTCGCATTCATTAGTAGATTTGTAATACAGTAGTGTGGCTCCAGAGGCGTCAGTTTACTCCTTCTCATGGTTCAGAGAAATGTAGCAGTAATTCGCTGGCTGGCTGGCATTATAAACACCAACGAGAGTCCAAAAAGTTCATGTAATTAACTCAGGTGTTTTTCTACGCTATTTGTGTTTCATAGTGCTGATCAAGGGCCTAACTTTGGGTTCATTATTGGGGCAAAACTGACATTTCgagcatatcaaacacttcatttctgGTGAATtgttctgcaacaatttgtgccgtttttgcatcaagttatggtgcaaatgtcttcaCGTCTTCTTAAATGAAAATTATTATTGGACTTTTTGGGGGAGGGAATCAGTTTttattattggggggggggaccaCCCCCCCCCGTAATTTACGCCTGTGGTGCTGATCCTATGTGATTAAGCCATTGCTTTTGAATAGATTTTAATTAAGCCTTTTTATGTAGATTcacccacaacaacaaaaaaatgcaacatcaTTATAGGATGATTGTGACAAGCAGGGGTGTAGCTAAGAGATTCCAGGCCCTGGGAAAATGCTTGGGACTTTGGAACCGTagtctaacttttttttattatccttTATTCCCTCAGTTCTCGCGGCGACTGCAACCTCAACCAGAACAAAGACGCCTGCTGCAGGGAAGAGTACTTCATCAACTTCCGCGCTCTCACCTGGACACAGTACTGGATTATCGAGCCGGCAGGGTACCAGGCGTTCAGGTGCACTGGCGGCTGCAAGCAGCCCAAGCGCAACTACGGCTACGGGGAGAGGCGGTGCACGGTGTCTGAGAGTGCCCCGTTACCCATCATGTACTTGGTGAAGAAGGGCGACTATACTGAGATAGAAGTGGCTGAATTCCCCAATATGATTGTCGAGAGGTGTGCCTGCACCATGGACAACGTCTCCATAGTATGAAGTCGTGGAAAACAGCTGTAGTACTCCTAAAATCACAGACAGACTGCGGGGGAAGTAGTAGAGGAATATTatagtgtctgtttttttttttccattgggGTGTTGATATATTTAAGGGTTTCACACAACACGTCTAGTACTTTCTATTTAAATGGACATTTCTTGGGAGTCCTGCTGCCATCAAAGTCCATCTCCTTCCACAAgcacttttatatattttgtacatttttatatcttttttaaaaaacaaaatcaaatttgTATGAGTCGTGTTGAATCTGCAGCGGCCATTCAAACGCTGTCCGATGTGTTATATTTTCAAGCTGTACATAATATGGATGAGATTATGTTTggaaaaataaactatttttgTTTCACAGTTTGTGGCCTTCCTTCTCCATGGCCGTCTAGCCCTCATTCACATTCATGATCACATTTGCATGCAGTTACATACAGCTGCCGGCCTCCTCTGTCACCTCTTGCATTTACACTCATAGGAAATTGTAGGCCAGAGCAAATCATTTGCCTAATGACTTATAACATTTGTTACACATGAGGGCGCGCTGGGGCTGACAAACCCTACTTGTAATGCTTTATTTGCAGTGGGAAGGAGCTACACGGCCACATACGGAGAAACACCGAAGTCAATTCGCATTAAGCTCCAATGGGCTCTGCGTGTGTTTACATCAGACTTAGACCGGGCCAAACGTTGCTAATCAGGGCCAATACCTAATGCGCTGTTTGCTGTCTGAGTGGGGGGTCTTGTCATTCACTAATATGCTGCTGATGGAGGTAAACAAGCTGCCCTGCCGAAGACAAGCAGCTGTCTGTCTGGGAGGGAAGTGGATTCCCAACATGCACCTCCAGCAACCCCAGGACGCGTGTAGAAGAGACGCAGGTGGTGCTGTAAAGAAGGAATGTCATACATACTGCTACTTCTTTAAAAAGTATTATCccggggcgccctggtagctcacctggttgagcgtgcaccCCAGCGGCCTGGGGTTTGAGTCCCAcccacggccctttgctgcaggtcatcGCCTCTCTCTACCTATTGCATAAAGGCCAATAAGCCacaccaaaaaaataataactaccctcaaatgttttcatgtgAATTCTGAGGTTAAAGCCAGAATTCTGTGAATAATGTCACTATCACTATTTACAGTTCGGACTTTAAACTCACAAGTGAAAtgcatgtggccctaatcctcttccgtagaaAACAGACGTCAACAAAGTGATAACAGTTTATTACACATACTGAATACAACAATATGTTTGCATATGTATtcactttctttaaaaaaaaaagagactcagCTAAAGTATTAATGGTGCAGCCAACTGACTAGAACTCCCAATGattagttaaaggacaattccggcgcaaaacgaacctaggggttaataacagatgtgtacccactctgtcgttctctgggacatgttttcatgctaatcgaatgtgtttgtagtttgaaacaagctagcgcggaccgctgattagcttacaacgctagtattcggggcacagggaaagtaaaaacaaattgctatttataccgctaaaaaggctcaaaatatcaccacacttcaacggtagcataatgatggtccctaaatgttaaccgaagcattgagaactttataagtgtacagacagtttatttaaaagataAGATTATAAAGACttggagctactgtctttctacacacacacactagtatcTCGATGATCCAACAGTCAGATATGAAGACAATGGAACACTCCAAAAAACTCAGTGACAACagtattataaaatataaatcacAAATTAGGGAATGGTTGCAGGGACATTTCCAAGTCACTGATCACCATCCCCCCTGGGATTCAGTTAAACTAATGCTAACAGCTTTGTGAGGCTGGACTTACACAcaactttgagctaaatgctaacatcaacaCGCTAATGTACTCATAATAACAGAGCTAGCGTGTGGATCTTCATCaggtgtaatgtttaccatgttcatctcagtttagcgtgttagcatggtCACAGCAGTGAACACAGAGTACAGCTGAGGTGGGTGGGAGTGATGTCATTAGTTTCAAAGGTTATTTGATcataaacctttaaaaaaaaaaaaaattaaaagaaaaattaaaaaaggataCGTTCGAGAAGGAGCAGGTGGAAGCATACAGCTTATTAAGTCCTGCCCCTACTTCACAATATATTCTTACAATAACTttcaacaatatacaacaatacctttACATTACAATTCCATTCCTATGTTTCGGTCTATTCCTTTCTGTATTGGTCAAGTATTGATTTCTTTAATCTGTTTTTGAACTAAATgatattatggctctgtttgatGTAATTGTTAAGTCCATTCCACAAGGTCGCCCCACAAACTGAAATACACATGCTTTTAACAGCAGTTCGCACAAGAGGTTGTTTGAACATACAATGTCCTCTTAGATGATATCCCTCGTCTCTGTCATTGAACATTGTTACATGGTAAATTTTCTTTGactttaaacataaattgtGCCGTTTTGAATGTAACATTGTCCATAAATTTCAGCAAATGTGAATTCAAAAACAGATGATTTAGTGTGCTCATAATACCCGGTGTGATTTGTTATCCTGATTGCTCTTTTTTGCAAAGTGCAAATATTTTGTAAGTTGCTTTTGTAGGTATttccccagacttccacacaatataacatatatggTAAAAATAAGTGTGCAGTACAGAGTATGTAGTGTATTTTGGTTCATCAATATACCAATACTCCTGGCCATCTTCATGCACAGATATTTAATGTGGTCAAGTATAACACCCAGAAATTTACTCTGACTCTTTCAATTATTTCGTTatcaattactattttaacatCCGTATTTATAGTATGATTTCCAAATATCATGAATTTAGTTTTGTTCAAGTTTAAAGATAACTTATTTGAATCAAACCAaagttttaatttattaatttctttTGTGACCATTTCCAGCAAGTCATCCCCGCAACAAAAATATTTGTCATCTGCAAAAACAGTACATTTTAGTACATTTTGATCATTTGCGGATAAACA
The Sander vitreus isolate 19-12246 chromosome 18, sanVit1, whole genome shotgun sequence genome window above contains:
- the lft1 gene encoding lefty1; the protein is MDFLRACVLCTALFGLAEAFTHQDMKDALLQKLGLDEVPKIHKRDLENLVIPAHIRNKYMSMLKMHHSRRRRSLPSLAGILRGIPGNADISGEYVYSDTTRHRMVFDMEARVPENSEVTMAELKLYQRTSYHKRFAVERKSPRPVNNARVSVYWVEVLPDGSNRTSLVDSRLIPIHETGWKSFDVTQAVHYWSKSQQKTPMHLEVWVEGERPGSYAAEMAKGVRFTTQEQTDNTLGKPELILYTLNLEEYGSRGDCNLNQNKDACCREEYFINFRALTWTQYWIIEPAGYQAFRCTGGCKQPKRNYGYGERRCTVSESAPLPIMYLVKKGDYTEIEVAEFPNMIVERCACTMDNVSIV